One window of the Lactococcus lactis genome contains the following:
- the rpiA gene encoding ribose-5-phosphate isomerase RpiA, whose protein sequence is MDNLKKQVGIKAAEFVKSGMVVGLGTGSTAAYFVEELGRRIAEEQLEITGVTTSNVTSSQARALGIPLASIDEVDYVDLTVDGADEIDSSLNGIKGGGAALLMEKIVATYSKDYIWIVDESKLSENLGSFKIPVEVIPYGSQQVFKKFEAAGYAPTWRLNEENERLITDMHHFIIDLHISQIKEPEKLAEELDLMVGVVEHGLFNNMVKKVIVAGNEGVRIINK, encoded by the coding sequence ATGGATAATTTAAAAAAACAAGTCGGCATAAAAGCTGCTGAATTTGTTAAATCGGGAATGGTCGTTGGTTTAGGAACTGGGTCAACAGCAGCCTATTTTGTCGAAGAATTGGGTCGAAGAATTGCCGAAGAACAATTGGAAATTACGGGTGTAACAACGTCCAATGTAACAAGTAGCCAAGCCAGAGCTCTTGGAATTCCTTTAGCCTCTATTGACGAAGTAGATTATGTTGATTTAACAGTTGATGGCGCAGATGAAATTGATTCTTCACTAAATGGTATTAAAGGTGGTGGAGCAGCACTTCTAATGGAAAAAATTGTTGCAACCTACTCAAAAGACTATATTTGGATTGTTGATGAAAGTAAATTATCAGAAAATCTAGGATCCTTTAAAATTCCTGTAGAAGTTATTCCTTATGGCTCACAACAAGTTTTTAAAAAATTCGAAGCGGCTGGCTATGCTCCAACTTGGCGTCTAAATGAGGAAAACGAGAGATTGATAACGGATATGCATCACTTTATTATTGACCTTCATATCTCTCAAATTAAAGAACCAGAAAAACTTGCTGAAGAGCTTGATTTAATGGTTGGAGTTGTTGAACACGGCCTCTTTAATAATATGGTTAAAAAAGTGATTGTTGCTGGCAACGAAGGCGTAAGAATAATAAATAAGTAA
- a CDS encoding carboxylate--amine ligase, with translation MSQTNEFQPILLGSDINVYGMARSFHEEFGITSLALSASGLAPTKYSKIVEVQTHENFDHEETFIQVLRDFASKHKDSKKKYLLVACGDGYALLASKYREELSEFFEVPYIDYALYRQLENKPNFYNICEQYNLPYPKTVLVNPKSEIDTLVDELTFPYPMILKPGNSISYLDVHFEGQKKAFTIASNEEMKLMLHRCYEAGYPDEMIIQDFIPGGDENMRVLNAYVDKNHKVRMMCLGHPLLEDPSPKAIGNYVAILPDYNQQVYQQIQDFLEKIEYTGFANFDMKYDPRDGSYKLFEINLRQGRSSFYVTLNGYNLTRYLVADRINNEPFTETIYGKGSKLWLGVPKKVLLKYVNPSFKEEIRRFINSGNYGTTLFYSKDNSPKRYLLMKYAFHRYIGAFKTYFHK, from the coding sequence GTGTCACAAACAAATGAATTTCAACCTATCTTGTTAGGTTCTGATATCAACGTCTATGGAATGGCTCGTTCATTTCATGAAGAATTTGGAATTACTTCTCTGGCTTTAAGTGCTTCTGGATTAGCTCCAACAAAGTATTCAAAAATTGTTGAAGTACAAACTCATGAAAATTTTGACCATGAAGAAACTTTTATTCAGGTGCTTCGTGATTTTGCAAGTAAACATAAAGACAGTAAGAAGAAATATCTTTTAGTAGCTTGTGGGGACGGTTATGCCCTGCTTGCTTCAAAATATCGTGAGGAACTTTCGGAATTTTTTGAAGTGCCTTATATTGACTACGCGCTTTATCGTCAATTAGAAAATAAACCTAATTTTTATAATATCTGTGAACAATATAATTTACCTTATCCAAAAACGGTATTAGTTAATCCAAAATCAGAAATAGATACTTTAGTAGATGAGTTAACTTTCCCTTATCCAATGATTTTAAAACCAGGGAATTCGATTTCTTATTTAGATGTGCACTTTGAAGGACAGAAAAAAGCGTTCACGATTGCATCTAACGAAGAAATGAAGTTGATGCTTCATCGTTGTTATGAAGCTGGTTATCCTGATGAGATGATTATTCAAGATTTCATTCCTGGAGGGGATGAAAATATGCGTGTTCTTAACGCTTATGTAGATAAAAATCATAAAGTTCGCATGATGTGTTTGGGTCATCCCTTACTTGAGGATCCAAGTCCAAAAGCGATTGGGAATTATGTGGCGATTTTGCCTGATTATAATCAACAAGTTTATCAACAAATTCAGGATTTTCTTGAAAAAATTGAATATACAGGCTTTGCTAATTTTGATATGAAATATGACCCACGTGATGGCTCTTATAAACTTTTTGAAATTAACTTACGTCAAGGACGTAGCTCCTTTTATGTTACTTTAAATGGTTACAATTTGACACGTTATTTAGTTGCTGACCGTATTAACAATGAACCTTTTACTGAGACAATTTATGGAAAAGGTTCAAAACTTTGGTTAGGGGTTCCTAAAAAAGTATTGCTCAAATATGTAAATCCTAGTTTTAAAGAAGAAATTCGTCGTTTTATTAATTCAGGAAACTATGGGACAACTCTATTTTATTCTAAGGATAACTCACCAAAACGTTATCTTTTGATGAAATATGCATTCCATCGCTATATTGGGGCATTTAAAACGTACTTTCACAAATAA
- a CDS encoding NUDIX hydrolase: protein MNHIPVFGEKNEEKNYQARYGVYSIVARENKEICLVQAPNGAYFLPGGEIEAGEDQEKALHRELMEELGATAEIGEFLGQADEYFYSSHRDKYFYNPAYIYNTKNVRFDSKPLEDFNHISWFDPETAISKLKRGSHKWGVQEWLKK, encoded by the coding sequence ATGAATCATATTCCAGTTTTCGGTGAAAAAAATGAAGAGAAAAATTATCAGGCAAGATATGGTGTCTATTCGATTGTCGCAAGAGAGAATAAAGAAATTTGTCTCGTTCAGGCACCCAATGGAGCTTATTTTCTTCCTGGGGGAGAAATTGAAGCGGGTGAAGATCAAGAAAAAGCACTTCATCGTGAACTCATGGAAGAGTTAGGAGCTACCGCTGAAATTGGAGAATTTTTAGGGCAAGCAGATGAATATTTTTATAGTTCGCATCGTGATAAATATTTTTATAATCCCGCCTATATTTATAATACTAAGAATGTCCGCTTTGATTCCAAACCTCTCGAAGATTTTAACCATATTAGCTGGTTTGACCCAGAAACAGCTATTAGTAAACTCAAACGTGGCTCTCATAAATGGGGAGTTCAAGAGTGGTTAAAGAAATAA
- the dnaJ gene encoding molecular chaperone DnaJ — MNNTEYYERLGVDKNASQDEIKKAYRKMSKKYHPDLNKEEGAEEKYKEVQEAYETLSDEQKRAAYDQYGEAGANGGFGGGGFGGASGFSGFGGGSGGFGGFEDIFSSFFGGGGAQVNPNAPRQGDDLQYRINLKFEEAIFGVEKQVKYNREELCHTCGGSGAKAGTHPETCHKCGGRGQINVVRDTPLGRMQTQVTCDVCNGTGKEIKEKCETCHGSGHEKVAHTVKVTVPAGVETGQKMRLQGQGDAGVNGGPYGDLYVVFQVEASDKFERDGAEIYYKMPMDFVQAALGDEIEVPTVHGNVKLKIPAGTQTGANFRLKGKGAPKLRGSGNGDQYVIINIVTPKNLNQAQKEALQAFAKASGVEVSGSGKKGFFDKFK, encoded by the coding sequence ATGAATAATACTGAATATTATGAACGACTAGGTGTCGATAAAAATGCCAGTCAAGATGAAATAAAAAAAGCTTATCGTAAAATGTCCAAAAAATATCACCCCGATTTAAATAAAGAAGAGGGTGCTGAAGAAAAATATAAAGAAGTTCAAGAAGCATACGAAACGCTTTCGGATGAACAAAAGCGTGCTGCTTATGACCAATATGGTGAAGCTGGAGCCAATGGCGGCTTTGGTGGCGGTGGATTCGGCGGAGCTTCTGGTTTCTCTGGTTTCGGCGGTGGCTCAGGTGGCTTTGGTGGTTTTGAAGATATATTCTCAAGTTTCTTTGGAGGAGGTGGTGCACAAGTTAACCCTAATGCACCCCGTCAAGGAGATGACTTACAGTATCGGATAAACTTAAAATTTGAAGAAGCTATTTTTGGCGTGGAAAAACAAGTCAAATATAATCGTGAAGAACTCTGTCACACTTGTGGAGGTTCTGGAGCGAAAGCTGGCACACATCCAGAAACTTGTCATAAATGTGGTGGTCGTGGACAAATTAATGTTGTTCGTGATACACCACTTGGACGGATGCAAACACAAGTAACATGTGATGTTTGTAACGGAACAGGTAAAGAAATCAAAGAGAAATGTGAAACTTGTCATGGTTCAGGTCATGAAAAAGTGGCACATACTGTTAAGGTTACTGTACCTGCTGGTGTTGAAACTGGACAAAAAATGCGTTTGCAAGGACAAGGTGATGCTGGTGTAAATGGTGGACCTTATGGTGATTTGTATGTTGTTTTCCAAGTGGAAGCTTCAGACAAATTTGAGCGTGATGGTGCAGAAATTTACTACAAGATGCCAATGGACTTTGTTCAAGCTGCTTTAGGTGATGAAATTGAAGTTCCGACTGTTCATGGAAATGTGAAGTTGAAAATTCCTGCTGGAACACAAACAGGGGCTAATTTCCGTCTAAAAGGTAAAGGTGCGCCAAAACTTCGTGGTTCTGGTAATGGTGACCAATATGTTATTATCAATATTGTCACTCCTAAGAATTTGAATCAAGCTCAAAAAGAAGCGCTCCAAGCTTTTGCTAAAGCAAGTGGTGTTGAAGTCTCTGGTTCAGGTAAAAAAGGTTTCTTTGATAAGTTTAAATAA
- a CDS encoding C39 family peptidase — MTIKKKKLFKKRIVILFVLVACLLIFTFIVNPKNQEDKKLTSASKTFVQTDRKGKYDYVLMKTGDVNQMTIGAYQGCEIVSFYNALVYLDKTQGRTVTDWIESLPYVGWGGDPGSGYAGNPWTSDEDIPDGGFPTIWPTALMSFAQENNIQVADLSGKSISEIKDAVLSEHLVEMWVTIDFDEPNITYDDYYGYKVVANTHAVILDGYNEKKNEFHVTDPIKGKYWLAESTVDSVYSGTNQFAIEFL; from the coding sequence ATGACTATTAAAAAGAAAAAACTTTTTAAAAAAAGAATCGTAATTTTATTTGTTCTTGTGGCCTGTCTACTTATTTTTACTTTTATTGTAAATCCTAAGAATCAAGAAGATAAAAAATTAACATCTGCATCAAAAACTTTTGTCCAAACTGATCGTAAGGGTAAGTACGATTATGTTTTGATGAAAACTGGTGATGTTAATCAAATGACAATCGGAGCCTACCAGGGATGTGAAATTGTTTCTTTTTACAATGCATTGGTCTATTTGGATAAAACTCAGGGTAGGACGGTCACTGATTGGATTGAATCTTTGCCGTATGTGGGTTGGGGAGGTGATCCAGGAAGTGGTTATGCTGGGAATCCTTGGACGTCTGATGAAGACATCCCGGATGGTGGTTTTCCAACGATTTGGCCCACAGCTTTGATGAGTTTTGCTCAAGAAAATAATATCCAAGTTGCTGACTTATCTGGAAAAAGTATTAGCGAGATTAAAGATGCTGTTTTATCAGAACATTTAGTTGAAATGTGGGTGACGATTGATTTTGATGAACCTAATATCACTTACGATGATTATTACGGTTATAAGGTTGTAGCTAATACGCATGCTGTTATTTTAGATGGGTATAACGAAAAGAAAAATGAGTTTCATGTTACTGATCCAATAAAAGGAAAATATTGGTTGGCTGAATCTACAGTTGATTCGGTTTATAGTGGAACAAATCAATTTGCGATAGAATTTTTATAG
- a CDS encoding CHAP domain-containing protein: MKKKIISAILMSTVVLSAAAPLSGVYADTNSDIAKQDATISSAQSAKAQAQAQVDSLQSKVDSLQQKQASTKAQIAKIESEAKALNAQIATLNESIAERTKTLEAQARSAQVNSSATNYMDAVVNSKSLTDVIQKVTAIATVSSANKQMLEQQEKEQKELSQKSETVKKNYNQFVSLSQSLDSQAQELTSQQAELKVATLNYQATIATAQDKKQSLLDEKAAAEKAAQEAAKKQAAYEAQQKEAAKAQAASTAATTKAVEEATSTVSSSQTSQSSSSSSNTSSNNTSSNSSSSSSNNTSSNSSSNSSSSNSSSNSSSNSSSSNSSSNSSSSNGGESTNTGNTGGSSSSGINSTPIGNPYAGGGCTDYVWQHFAAQGIYIRNIMPGNGGQWASNGPAQGVLHVVGAAPGVIASGFSTDFVGYAGSPYGHVAIVTAVNSDGTIDVVEGGIGFGWGHTRSHVSAAGVTFLMPN; this comes from the coding sequence ATGAAAAAAAAGATTATCTCAGCTATTTTAATGTCTACAGTGGTACTCTCTGCTGCAGCACCGTTGTCAGGGGTCTACGCTGACACAAATTCAGATATTGCTAAACAAGATGCGACAATTTCAAGTGCGCAGTCTGCAAAGGCTCAAGCCCAAGCACAAGTTGATAGCTTACAATCAAAAGTTGATAGCTTACAACAAAAACAAGCAAGCACAAAAGCTCAAATTGCTAAAATCGAAAGTGAAGCAAAAGCGCTTAATGCACAAATTGCAACATTGAATGAAAGTATCGCAGAACGTACAAAGACATTGGAAGCTCAAGCACGTAGTGCTCAAGTTAACAGCTCAGCAACAAACTATATGGATGCTGTTGTTAATTCAAAATCTTTGACAGATGTTATTCAAAAAGTAACAGCAATTGCTACAGTTTCTAGTGCCAACAAACAAATGTTGGAACAACAAGAAAAAGAGCAAAAAGAACTTAGTCAAAAATCAGAAACTGTTAAAAAGAACTATAACCAGTTCGTTTCTCTTTCACAAAGTTTAGATTCTCAAGCTCAAGAGTTGACTTCACAACAAGCTGAACTTAAAGTTGCTACTTTGAATTATCAAGCAACAATTGCTACTGCGCAAGATAAAAAACAATCTTTATTAGATGAAAAAGCAGCCGCAGAAAAAGCAGCTCAAGAAGCAGCTAAAAAACAAGCAGCTTATGAAGCACAACAAAAAGAGGCCGCTAAAGCTCAGGCAGCTTCTACAGCAGCAACAACTAAAGCGGTAGAAGAAGCAACTTCAACTGTTTCATCTAGTCAAACTTCACAATCAAGTTCATCAAGTTCAAACACAAGTAGCAATAATACATCATCAAATTCAAGCAGCTCAAGTAGCAATAATACATCATCAAATTCAAGTAGCAATTCATCAAGCTCTAATAGCTCATCAAATTCAAGTAGCAATTCATCAAGCTCTAATAGCTCATCAAATTCAAGTAGCTCAAATGGTGGTGAAAGTACAAATACTGGTAATACAGGTGGTTCAAGTTCATCAGGTATTAATAGCACACCAATCGGTAATCCTTATGCTGGTGGTGGATGTACTGACTACGTATGGCAACATTTTGCTGCACAAGGAATCTACATCAGAAATATCATGCCAGGTAATGGTGGTCAATGGGCATCTAATGGCCCTGCACAAGGTGTTCTCCATGTAGTAGGTGCGGCTCCTGGTGTTATCGCGTCTGGATTCTCAACTGACTTTGTTGGATATGCAGGATCACCTTATGGTCACGTTGCTATTGTAACAGCGGTAAATTCCGATGGTACAATTGACGTTGTTGAAGGTGGAATTGGCTTTGGATGGGGTCATACACGCTCACACGTAAGTGCAGCTGGTGTAACATTCTTAATGCCAAACTAA
- a CDS encoding aspartate/glutamate racemase family protein: MENFFTILGGMGTLATESFIHTLNERTEAYRDQDYLNYIVVNHATIPDRTDYIKNPSLENPEEKLIDDIKIHSQLSPKFFVVPCNTAHYYFDEMQKATEIPILHMPRIAVDSISHHFPKAKRVAVLATEGTILTGVYRKALEEQGYEAVIPDDQLQEKVNRLIYQEVKENRNLNFELYKEILSDVASEMNCEVTILGCTELSVLYEAYDLTKEYNIIDAQAETVHRTISMMGKKDLLDDY, from the coding sequence ATGGAAAACTTCTTTACAATCTTGGGGGGAATGGGTACTCTTGCGACTGAAAGTTTTATTCATACGCTGAATGAACGAACAGAGGCTTATCGTGACCAAGATTATTTGAATTATATCGTAGTTAATCATGCGACAATTCCTGACCGAACAGATTATATCAAGAATCCTTCATTGGAAAATCCAGAAGAAAAATTGATTGATGATATTAAGATTCACAGTCAACTTTCACCAAAATTTTTCGTTGTTCCTTGTAACACGGCTCATTATTATTTTGATGAGATGCAAAAAGCAACAGAAATTCCGATTCTACATATGCCACGCATTGCCGTTGATAGTATTAGCCATCACTTTCCAAAAGCTAAGAGGGTGGCCGTGCTAGCGACTGAAGGAACAATTTTGACAGGAGTTTATCGTAAGGCCTTGGAAGAACAAGGATATGAAGCGGTAATTCCAGATGATCAATTGCAAGAAAAGGTAAATCGCTTGATTTATCAAGAAGTTAAGGAAAATAGAAATCTTAATTTTGAGCTTTATAAGGAAATTTTGTCTGATGTCGCGTCAGAAATGAATTGTGAAGTAACCATTTTAGGTTGTACAGAATTGTCAGTCTTATATGAAGCCTATGATTTGACAAAAGAGTACAATATAATAGATGCACAAGCTGAAACTGTACATCGAACAATATCTATGATGGGAAAAAAAGATTTATTAGATGACTATTAA
- the mreD gene encoding rod shape-determining protein MreD, whose translation MSRFTFQFFSPIILFLLMILDGQITHILTGVSSGTWVPVSHLFLIFLMYSVTQHRPSYIIILAAVLGAIYDSYYLGIYGIATLLFPLIALFIYNIQITIFTNRWTRLFTTIIIVTAFEVFSAIIMVAFGFAHLNFINFVVYQLAPTLLLNIILAVALQFPLEIFYRLKKSHGRYN comes from the coding sequence GTGAGTCGATTTACATTTCAATTTTTTAGTCCAATTATTCTTTTTTTACTAATGATTTTGGACGGTCAAATTACCCATATATTAACGGGGGTTAGCAGCGGGACGTGGGTACCAGTGAGTCATTTATTTTTGATATTTCTGATGTACAGTGTCACTCAGCACAGACCAAGCTATATTATCATCTTAGCGGCAGTTTTGGGGGCAATATATGATAGTTATTATCTAGGGATTTATGGAATTGCGACCTTATTGTTCCCACTTATTGCTCTTTTTATATATAATATACAGATAACCATATTTACTAATCGCTGGACACGGTTATTTACAACAATTATTATTGTGACGGCTTTTGAAGTTTTTAGTGCAATCATTATGGTAGCTTTTGGATTTGCACATTTAAACTTTATTAATTTTGTTGTTTACCAGCTAGCGCCTACACTTTTGCTTAATATTATCTTGGCTGTAGCCTTGCAATTTCCTTTAGAAATCTTTTACAGATTAAAGAAAAGTCACGGAAGATACAATTAG
- a CDS encoding Crp/Fnr family transcriptional regulator: MSFNKMEEMANVNIEYLINTLEQKKVSVVTRKKHSYIMYQGIESEYIYVLKDGVAKISNILRDGREFNIAYVAQPDFVSLLEEKQNDGISALFNVRVESPTANFYKISRSDFWDWVREDLNLFRVVDDFYKRRLTLNLEILQKMTINGKKGAVCACLHSLIDDFGIRKKDGILIDFTVTNEDIAGFCGISTRNSVNRILHDLKDEKVIDVIDNKIMIYNPQYLEEYIS; encoded by the coding sequence ATGAGTTTTAATAAGATGGAAGAAATGGCAAACGTAAACATTGAATATCTAATCAATACACTAGAGCAAAAAAAAGTCAGTGTCGTAACACGTAAAAAGCATAGCTATATTATGTATCAAGGAATTGAGTCAGAATATATCTATGTCCTTAAAGATGGTGTAGCGAAGATTAGCAATATTTTAAGAGATGGTCGTGAATTTAATATCGCGTATGTTGCGCAGCCAGATTTTGTTTCTTTATTGGAAGAAAAACAAAATGATGGAATCTCAGCATTATTTAATGTCAGAGTGGAATCTCCAACGGCTAATTTTTATAAAATTTCGCGGAGCGATTTTTGGGATTGGGTGCGCGAAGATTTAAATTTATTTAGAGTTGTTGATGATTTTTATAAAAGAAGATTGACACTTAATTTAGAAATTCTTCAAAAAATGACAATTAATGGTAAAAAAGGAGCAGTTTGTGCTTGTCTCCATAGTTTAATTGATGATTTTGGCATTCGTAAGAAAGATGGAATTTTGATTGATTTCACAGTTACTAATGAGGATATTGCAGGCTTCTGTGGTATTTCTACAAGAAACAGTGTCAATCGTATTCTCCACGATTTAAAGGATGAGAAAGTAATTGATGTGATTGATAATAAGATCATGATTTATAATCCTCAATATTTGGAAGAATATATTAGTTAA
- the mreC gene encoding rod shape-determining protein MreC produces MKKINLSKLIIIALIIIIAAMSAIFISAKNFKSNRNPSAMTQTINDGTSFVDRVLVAPIHFVQDKANELSNLMDTYQQNQSLKTQLAKSKDDDNKLSGLESENKELKKALKLQETLTDYQTVAANVITREPSSWNDTLVIDSGSKDGLTTGMIVMANGGVVGRVTQVNKNSSKVALLSSSKGIDNKIPVRIESDGSPIYGILSSYDSQQEAYVVKNIDSQGKFKNGDSVFTSGLGTNSGSQGGTPSGLLIGKVIGEKQDSDGLGKMVYIKPETNLYDIRFVFVVKSKIDGQ; encoded by the coding sequence GTGAAAAAAATTAACTTAAGTAAGCTTATTATTATTGCACTCATTATCATTATTGCAGCGATGTCAGCAATTTTTATCTCTGCCAAAAATTTTAAGTCTAACCGTAATCCATCAGCAATGACTCAAACCATTAATGATGGGACAAGTTTTGTTGACAGAGTACTTGTGGCACCTATCCACTTTGTTCAAGACAAGGCTAATGAATTGTCGAATCTGATGGATACCTACCAACAAAACCAAAGTTTAAAAACACAATTGGCAAAGTCAAAAGATGATGATAATAAATTAAGCGGCCTTGAGTCAGAAAATAAAGAGTTGAAAAAAGCTTTGAAACTCCAAGAAACTTTAACTGATTATCAAACGGTTGCTGCAAATGTGATTACTCGTGAGCCTTCTTCATGGAATGATACACTAGTGATTGATAGCGGTAGTAAGGATGGCTTGACAACAGGTATGATTGTTATGGCAAATGGTGGCGTTGTTGGTCGAGTAACTCAAGTGAATAAAAATAGTTCAAAAGTTGCACTTTTAAGTTCTTCTAAAGGAATTGATAATAAAATTCCTGTAAGAATTGAAAGTGACGGCTCACCTATTTATGGCATTTTGAGCAGCTATGATTCCCAACAAGAGGCTTATGTAGTTAAAAATATCGACTCACAAGGGAAATTTAAAAATGGAGATTCCGTTTTTACTAGTGGTCTTGGAACGAATTCTGGTAGTCAAGGTGGAACACCAAGTGGTTTACTTATAGGAAAGGTTATCGGTGAAAAGCAAGATAGTGATGGCCTTGGTAAAATGGTTTATATCAAACCAGAAACAAATCTCTATGATATTAGATTCGTCTTTGTGGTCAAAAGCAAAATTGACGGTCAGTAG
- the asnB gene encoding asparagine synthase (glutamine-hydrolyzing), translated as MCGIVGFIDRMNQNDKSKTLEEMMNTIVHRGPSSSGEFIDEGAAIGFRRLSIIDLEGGDQPIFNEDKTKLITFNGEIYNFRELREDLISKGHDFTTHADTEVLLHGYEEYGVELLQKLRGMFAFVIWDREKQELFGARDHFGIKPLYYTQMGGTFMYGSEIKSFLKHPNFKKELNKEALKPYMTFQYSALDETFFKNVFRIKEGHYFTYKDGVLDIKPYWDMKVDEKDMSLEESIDLIDKTVLGSVDAHKFADVEVGAFVSSGVDSSYVASTLRPEHTYSIGFGQGTFNESKQAKQLTDMIGLNNTSREIHGDEAFKYFPQIQYYLDEPDSNPSCVPLFFLAELAARDVRVVMSGEGADELFAGYESYGFSTNSRAVRVFAEGLKKLPKSLRFSIARGIENKHFKGQKHLYESLAPAEDFFIGQAKVFDESESVELLKEEFKAAPTVKDIVGKTYKKAPEGSELRKMQYLDMHQWMPGDILLKADKMAMAHSLELRVPLLDIELMHTAEQIPTKYLLNEHNTKYAFRQAARRHLPEEWSNRKKLGFPVPIKDWLREEKYYKVVRQLFEQDFVAEFFDQEKLLKMLDDNFADKNDARRKLWTIYSFLTWYDVYFINNGEKPAVVNF; from the coding sequence ATGTGTGGAATTGTCGGCTTTATTGACCGGATGAATCAAAATGATAAATCAAAAACTTTAGAAGAAATGATGAATACTATTGTTCACCGTGGTCCAAGTAGTTCAGGTGAATTTATTGATGAAGGTGCCGCAATTGGCTTTCGTCGTTTGAGTATTATTGACCTTGAAGGTGGAGACCAACCTATTTTCAATGAAGATAAAACTAAATTGATTACTTTTAATGGTGAAATTTATAACTTCCGCGAATTACGTGAGGACCTTATTTCTAAAGGTCATGATTTTACAACTCATGCTGATACAGAAGTTCTTTTGCATGGTTATGAAGAATATGGTGTAGAACTTCTTCAAAAGCTTCGTGGAATGTTCGCTTTTGTTATTTGGGATAGAGAAAAACAAGAATTGTTTGGTGCTCGGGATCATTTTGGTATCAAACCACTTTACTATACTCAAATGGGTGGAACTTTCATGTATGGTTCAGAAATTAAAAGTTTTTTGAAACATCCAAACTTCAAAAAAGAATTAAATAAAGAAGCTTTAAAACCTTACATGACTTTCCAATACTCTGCTCTTGATGAAACTTTCTTTAAAAATGTTTTTCGTATCAAAGAAGGTCATTACTTTACTTACAAAGATGGGGTCTTGGATATCAAACCTTATTGGGATATGAAAGTTGATGAAAAAGATATGAGTTTGGAAGAATCAATTGATTTGATTGATAAGACTGTTTTGGGTTCTGTTGACGCTCATAAATTTGCTGACGTAGAAGTTGGAGCTTTTGTATCAAGTGGTGTCGATTCTAGTTATGTTGCTTCAACGCTTCGTCCGGAACATACTTATTCTATTGGTTTTGGTCAAGGAACTTTCAATGAATCTAAACAAGCCAAACAATTGACTGATATGATTGGTTTGAACAATACTTCTCGTGAAATCCATGGAGATGAAGCGTTCAAGTATTTCCCACAAATTCAATATTATTTGGATGAACCAGATTCAAATCCTTCTTGTGTGCCACTCTTTTTCCTCGCAGAATTAGCAGCACGTGATGTACGTGTTGTAATGAGCGGTGAAGGTGCCGATGAGCTTTTTGCTGGTTATGAGTCTTATGGATTTAGTACAAATTCTCGTGCGGTTCGTGTTTTCGCAGAAGGTTTGAAGAAATTACCAAAATCTTTACGTTTCTCAATTGCTCGTGGTATTGAAAATAAACATTTCAAAGGTCAAAAACATCTTTATGAATCACTTGCGCCTGCTGAAGATTTCTTTATCGGTCAAGCGAAAGTATTTGATGAGTCTGAATCAGTAGAGCTTTTGAAAGAAGAATTTAAAGCAGCTCCAACTGTTAAAGATATTGTTGGAAAAACTTACAAAAAGGCCCCAGAAGGTTCTGAACTTCGTAAAATGCAATATCTTGATATGCACCAATGGATGCCAGGAGATATCCTACTTAAAGCTGATAAAATGGCAATGGCACACTCACTTGAATTGCGTGTTCCACTACTTGATATTGAATTGATGCATACAGCGGAACAAATTCCTACAAAATATCTTTTGAATGAGCATAATACAAAGTATGCTTTCCGCCAAGCAGCTCGTCGTCATTTACCAGAAGAATGGTCAAATCGTAAAAAATTAGGCTTCCCAGTGCCAATTAAAGACTGGTTGCGAGAAGAAAAATATTATAAAGTTGTTCGTCAATTATTTGAACAAGATTTTGTTGCTGAATTCTTCGATCAAGAAAAACTCTTGAAGATGTTGGATGATAACTTTGCAGATAAAAATGATGCACGTCGTAAACTCTGGACAATTTATTCATTCTTGACTTGGTATGATGTTTACTTCATCAATAATGGTGAAAAACCTGCTGTGGTTAATTTTTAA